TACGTGGATTATGAAGAAATAAAATAAACTGATTATCTTTCAAGCCCGATGCTCTCTGCATCGGGCTTTTTTCTTCTATTAGACGCTATGGCCTCTTCTTTACCGGCGAAATTCAACTTCAATCGCCATCTGTTGCCGCACCTGCTGGTGCTTCTGTTTTTCTTGCTACTCACGGTAGCCTATTTCTCACCCATTTTCTTTGACGGCAAAAGCCTGATGCAACATGACGTGGTGCAGTTTCAGGGCGGCGCCAAAGAGATAACAGATTATCGCGCAGCCACCGGCGAGGAAGCCCTCTGGACCAACTCCATGTTCAGTGGCATGCCGGCCTACTTGATCAGTGTTAAGTTTTCGGGTGACCTGTTCCAGTACGTGCATGACCTCTTTACTTTTGGCTTGCCGCTGGTAGCGTCTAACGTGTTTATTACGCTGCTGTGTGCCTATATCTTATTTGCGGTGTTGGGCTTGCGCCCGATGCTGGCGGCGGTTGGGGCCATTGCCTATACGTTTGTGTCTTACAACTTCGCTATTCTAGAAGCGGGGCACAACACCAAATCACTGGCCATTGCTTACCTGCCGTTAGTATTGGCCGGCTTGATTCATGCCTACCGCAAAAATCTCTGGATTGGCGCGGCGCTGTTCGCCTTCGGGTTAACCATGCACATCCGCGTGAACCACTTGCAGATAACGTATTACCTGCTCTTGATTGTGCTAATCTTTGGCATTGTAGAGTTGGTGCATTGGTACAAAGAAGGCCGTATTGCGGAGTTCTTCAAACGCACTGCCATCTTGGCCATTGGTGCTTTACTGGCCGCGGGCGTAAGCTTCGGGCGCATTTATACCACCGCAGAATATGGTCAATATTCCATCAGAGGCGCTTCTGAACTAAAGCAAAATGCTGATGAAGCCAGCTCTGGCCTGGACCGCGAATATGCGTTCCAGTGGAGCTACGGTATTGGCGAGAGCATGACCTTGCTCATTCCTAACTTCTACGGAGGTGCCAGCCAAGGACCATTGGAGAAAAACTCAGAGACCTACGCTGCCTTGAGCCAAGCCGGAATGCCGGCCGCGCAATTAGCCGATGCGTCTATGCCGTTCTACTGGGGAGACCAGTCGTTTGTAGGCGGACCTGTGTACATGGGCGCTATCATCTGCTTCCTATTTGTGTTAGGTCTGATGGTGACGCCTCGCCGTTTGTGGGTGTGGCTGTTGAGCGCTACCATTCTGTCCTTGTTCCTGGCCTGGGGAAAGAACTTCGCCGAGTTTAACTACTTCATCTTTGACGCTCTGCCGGGCTATAACAAGTTTAGAGCCGTGAGTATGGCGCTGGTGATTGCGCAGGTAACCATGGTGCTGTTGGCTATTCTGGCCCTTTGCCGTGTTATCCAGAACGAAGCCCTGGACCAGAAAGAACTACAGAAGAAAATCTTAATCGCCTTGGGCGTGGTGGGCGGAATCTGTGCCTTCTTCTTCATCTTCAGTGGCATCTTTGATTACGTGGCGCCGGTAGACGAGCAGTTGTTGCAATACCAGTACCCAGTGCAGGCCATCCGCGCCGACCGCCAAGCGATGTTGCGTGGTGATGCCCTTCGTTCGTTGGTATTCATCTTGTTAGCTGGTGGAGCCTTGTACATGTTTACTAAGCGTAAACTATCGGCGTTTGTGACTACGCTTATTGTTGGTTTCTTGATTCTGGTGGATTTGTGGGGCGTAGACAAGCGCTACCTAAATGACAAAGACTTCCAGAAAGACTACAGCAAATCTTATTTTACCCCTACCACTGCAGATGAAATCATTCTGCGCGACAAGTCCTTGAGCTACCGCGTGTACAACGTGCCAAATCCGTTCAACGATGCGCGTACCTCTTACTTCCATAAATCCATTGGCGGTTACCACGGTGCCAAGTTGCGCCGTTACCAAGACGTGATTGAGAAGCACATTGCGCAGGGCAACATGAACGTCTTGAACATGCTCAACACGCGTTACGCCATCACGGGCAAAGACGAACAGCCGGTACAGCAAATTCCGGGAAGCTTGGGCAACGCCTGGTTTGTGCAGACGGTGCGCGCCGTGAACTCGCCAGACGAGGAACTGGAAACCTTAAAAACCTTTGACCCAGGCAACGAGGCCATTGTGGACGTTTCTAAATTCCCGAACGTGAAGCCCCATGTGTACGGAGCCTCGGCGTCCAGAATCACGCTCACAGAATACAAGCCTAACTACTTGAAGTATGACGCCGAAGCCACTCAGGACGGCGTGGCAGTCTTCTCTGAGGTGTACTACAAAGACGGCTGGCAAGCTTATTTGGATGGCAAACCAGTTGACCACTTTAGGGTAAATTACATCTTGCGCGCTATGCCTATTCCAAACGGCAAGCATGTGGTAGAATTCAAGTTTGAGCCTACGGAATACACCTTGGGTAACACCGTGTCGCTTATCTCTTCACTGCTCTTGTTGGCAGGATTGTTTGGAGCGGTATACGTGACCTTTAAAAGAAGAAAACCAGAAACGGTTTAAGTAAATTGAGGTGCCCCGTTTTTGGCCTGTTTTCTCATAAATAGGCCAAAAACGGGGCATTCTTGTGTCTATCCCAATCTAATGGCAACACCGCTCCAGTACCTCTCGCACCCGCTACTCACCCAGAAACTGGTGACCTTGGCTGTACTGCGCGAAGACCTGTTGCATCCCACCATCCCCGGCAATAAATGGCGTAAACTCAAGTACAACTTACAAGAAGCGCGTACGCAGAATGTAGAGACGTTAGTCACCTTTGGAGGTGCTTTCTCTAATCATATTTCCGCGGTAGCCTCAGCAGGGCAGGAGTTTGGGTTTAGCACAATCGGCTACATTCGCGGGGAGGAAACGTTGCCCCTAAATCCAACCTTACAGCACGCTACATCTTGTGGAATGCAACTCCGCTACCTTTCCCGCGAAGATTATCGTCTAAAAGATGATTCCGCGTTTCAAGCGCAACTGCTGACACACATTCCCCATCCTTATCTGCTCCCAGAAGGTGGCACCAACCTGCTGGCGGTGAAAGGCTGTACCGAGATTGTCACAGAACTACAGGAATCCTGGGACGTACTCTGCGTGGCATCGGGCACGGGCGGGACCTTAGCGGGCATCATTGCTGGGGCAGGAGGGGAAGGCCACATCATCGGGTTTCCGGCCTTGAAAGGCGGAGAGTTTCTACATGCAGAAGTAACTCAACTTGTACAAGCCTACGCCGGACAAGCATATGATAACTGGCAACTGCAAACGGAGTACCACTTCGGGGGGTACGCCAAGCACACACCTGAACTGCTGACCTTCATCCAAGACTTCTACGAGCAGCACCAGATTCTGCTAGACCCGGTGTATACGGGCAAGCTACTGTTTGGCGTATTTGACTTGATTGAGAAGGACTACTTCACCGAAGGTACCCGCATTATAGCCATACACACTGGTGGCTTGCAGGGTTGGACTGGATTTAAGCAGCGGTATGGCGTGGGCTGGCCAACAGAGGAGATGTTGAGCGTCTAGCTTAGAGTTAGAATACACGTACCCGCATTCAGTAACGTAGCCTACCAAAATCAACCTCCCCATTGTCATCCTGAATGGACCATGGTGGCAAACTAGACAGGCTGAAGCAAAACGAACAACTTCCGTTTTTGGCCTGTTTTGCGGAAAATAAGCCAAAAACGCCTTTGCTTGCTTCAAGCTTATAGCTTGGAGCTAACAATGGTGCAAGTTTATCAACTTGCCTACTTCACCATTCAGCAAACTCTGGCAAGTTTGTAAACTTGCTCTAAGATTATCCACAAGTTACAGCTTCGCTCAAACTTGCGGGAGTTGCATTTGGGTAAACGTCTTTACAACTTACCCACAAGGTCCTTTCAGGATGACAGATGAGAGGAAAATTGGCTTACGATGGAAGGATTTCTGCATTCCTGAAAATGCAATGCGACATCAATTTCTGATTCATAATTTCTAATTTTTAATTGTCTCCGTTTTTGGCTTGTTTCCCAGAAAACAGGCCAAAAACGGAGAAGTGTAACCTTCGGCGTGGTTTTCGCTTATCTTGTGGGGTAAACTACTCTAATCTGATGCGACTTCTGTACGTGCTTCGTAAGCTCATCTTTCCTTTAATAATTTTTATTCTGACCTTCTTGGCTTGGAAAGCTTGGCGTGATCCCGTCAAAGAATTTTTTGGGGTGAATAAAAAGCCAGAGGTGGAAGTGACGCACAATACCATTCTCACCAAGATTGAGGAGATGGGCAAGCTGGAGTTGGTGCGTTACAATTTCAAAGACGTGGTGGAGTACAGCAAGGAAGTCTCCCGGTTCCTGCCCAATTCTAAAGTCGCTTTGATTGTCTCTGGTGAGGCCGTAGGCTGTATTGACCTGCAAAAACTACAAGCCAGCGACCTACAGTTCCTGGGTGATTCTGTGCTGCACATAAGCCTGCCCGCCCCTGAGATTTGCTATTACCGCGTGAATCACACCGAATCCAAGGTTTTCGGGAAAGAGAATACCTACTTTCAGGATGCTGAACTGGTGGATGAGGGATACAAATTTGCCGAGAAAAATGTGAAGCAGGCAGCCTTGAACAGCGGTATTTTAAAGCAGACCTCTATCAACGCAGAGAAAATCCTGAAACCCATGCTAGAAAACATGACCGGCCGGAAGGTGTATTTGATGCCTAAGACCACCATGCAAGCGCCACCGGTGCCTAAGAAACGCTAGCTTTCAGATGTGAAGATGTGGAAGTTTGAAAATGTGAAAATGGCAGCGCTAATAACTTGGTAAACTTCGTTTTTGGCCTGTTTTCTGGAAAACAGGCCAAAAACGAAATTCTGAAATGGCCATCTTCACATTTCCACATCTCCAAATTTTCAAATCAATCCAAGCCCAGTTCTTTCCAAGCATCGTTGATAAGGTCTAGTTCATAGCCTTTGCTTTGCAGGAAGAAGTTGATTTTCTGTTTGCGGGCCATGGGGTTGCGCTCGCCTTCGGTTTTGTGCTTGCGTTCCAGCCAGTAGAGCAGGTTCTCCCAGTAGGTGTCGGGGTCAATTTCCTGTAGGCCTTTCTTGATGCAATAGTCAGAGATGCGTTTGGCTTTGAGGCCTTGCATGATTTTTCGTCGGCCCCAGCGCTTGAGGCCGTACTTGCCCCGCACGTAGGCCTGGGCATAGCGTTCTTCGTCCAGGAATTTCTCTTGGGTCAGGTGGATAATCAGGTCATCGGCCTCTTCCAAGTCTAAGCCATAATCCAGCAGTTTGGCGCGCACCTCGTTCTGCGTGCGTTCCTGGTAGGCGCAGTAGGCCGCAATTTTGGGCAGGGCCTCCTTCTTAGTATAGACTTTCTTTTTCTTGGGTGTGAACACGGCAACAAGCTAAGTACGCACGGGGAATATCCCTTTCTATTAACCAAAAGTAGGCAAAAACAGTTTACCTGTGGGGCGGGTTATCTGCTAGAAATGTCTTGGTGAAAAGCACTTCTTTTGCCGTAAATCTCCCGACCTTTGTCCTGTTCCCCAACCACTGCCTCTATGACCAAAGGTGCCCAGTACATGTTGCTCTCCACGTTCTTCTTTGCGTTGATGAACGTGTGCGTGAAATACCTGCCTCACCTGCCGTCCATGGAAATCATTTTGGTAAGGTCAGTTATTTCCTTGGCTATGAGCTATGCCACCCTGCGGTACATGCAAATAGAGCCTTGGGGAAGCAACAAACTCATTCTGGTGGGTCGGGGCATTACGGGCGTCATTGCGCTTATGCTATACTTCACCACCTTGCAGAATATTCCGCTGGCGGGCGCGGTGACCATTCAGTATTTGTCTCCCATTTTCACGGCGCTGTTGGGCGTATTTATTGCGAAGGAGAAAGTGCATCCCTGGCAGTGGCTGTTCTTCTTGATTTCGTTTGCGGGCGTGCTGGTGATTGAGGGCGTGGACACGCGCATTTCTACTTATTACCTGTTGGTGGGCGTCGGCGGGGCGTTCGTTTCAGGATTATCTTATAATTCCATCAGAAAGCTCAACGCGCGGGAGCACCCCATGGTCATTGTATTTTACTTTCCGCTGGTGGCCTTGCCGGTGTCTGCGGTGTTCTGTCTGTTCAAGTGGGTGCCTCCAGTGGGCATGGACTGGGTGTGGCTGTTTCTGACGGGCATTTTCACGCAGCTGGCGCAATACTACATGACCAAAGCCTACCAGGCCGAAGAGCTTGCCCGCGTAGCCAGCCTCAACTATGTGGGCATTTTCTACGCGCTGGGCCTGGGGTTCCTGCTCTTCGGGGAGGTGTTTGACGTGTTCTCCTACCTGGGCATTGCCCTGGTGCTGGTGGGCGTGCTGTTGAACATGGAGTACAGCCGCCGTTTGCGCAAGCGCGAAGCCATAGAAGCCCAAGCAACGGTCTAGTCGTTTTGGCCTGTTTTCCGGAAATCAGGCCAAAAACGGTTTGGCTGGCGTCTGTTTCCCTCTTTCTTTTCGCTTATCTTTAAGAAGAAGAAAAAAGAGGAGGTTATCCCAGCGGGCTGAAAGAATGGGATGGAAACAATATTAAGTATTTTTAATACTAGATATGTCGAAAGCCTGTAATAGCGCGTTCCTCCTGTACATCTTTGTATTCCTTTCTTACGCTTCGTGTTTATGCCTATCGCTTCGCTTACAAGAGTTTTCTGGTTACTGCTTTTCTCATTGGTATCTGTCTCTGTAGCGCAGGCCGGGATTCTGAAAGGTAAGGTAACAGATGAGAAAGGCGAGGGGATGGGTTTTGCCACGGTCTACATCAAAGGCACCACTATCGGGTCCACTACCAATGAGCAGGGCAACTACCAACTCACGGTAGACCCGGGTACCTACACGGTGGTGTTCCAGTACGTGGGCTATAAAAGCCAGAGCCGAACCATAGAAATCAAAGACACCACAGAGCCGGTGGTGCTGAATGTACAACTAGAGCAGGACGTGTACGCCGTGGGCGAGGTGCGCATTAGCGGTGACGGCAAAGACCCCGCTTACAGCATCATGCGGCAGGCCATTGCCAAACGCGACTACCACCTAAAGGAAGTAGAAGCCTACAGCGCGCAAGTGTACATCAAAGGTTTGCAACGACTCATCAACGTCCCTAAACGCGTGTTGGGCATCATGAAAGTGCCAGCAGGACTGAAGCCGGGAATAATTTACCTATCTGAGTCAGTCTCTGAGTTGCATTTCAAACAGCCTAATAAGATGCGGGAACGCATGATTTCGTCTAAGGTGAGCGGGAACAGCAAAGCTTTCAGCTTCAACAACGCTTCAGATTTCAGCATCAATTTTTATAAGAGCCTTATCAAAGCCAATGGCATCAATGAGCGGGGCTTTATCTCGCCGGTGGCAGGCAACGCGCTTTTGTTCTACAACTATGAACTCATGGGAAGTGCGCAGAACAACGGAAATCTGGTGCATCGCATCAAAGTCACGCCCAAGCGCCGGCATGACCCGGTGTTCACGGGCTACATTTACATTGTAGACGATTCGTACCGTATTCATAGCCTGAACCTGTACGTGACCAAGGCCCAGCAGATTGAGTTTGTGGACACCTTGCGCATTACCCAGCAGTTCACGCCCGTGCCCGGAAACGTGTGGGTGTTGCAGTCCCAGAAATTCACGTTTGACGTGGAAGGCTACGGCTTTAAAGGCAATGGCTACTTTACCGCCGTGTACAGCAAGTACCGCGTACAGCCCGCATCTTTTGTGAAGCCACCCGCCCCGGCGCCAACTGTCACCGCCCCGGTTGCCGAGCCTGAGAAACCCATTGCCGTGGTGGTGCCTCCTACACCCGAGAAAAAGCCGAAGCGCCTACCCAAAGCAAAGAAAGACCAGATGCCGGCCAACGGCGTACCCGATGATGCCTTTTTCAAGAAAAAGGAGGTGTTAGCCATTGAAGAAAACTCCAACAAACGCGACAGCGCCTATTGGGATGAAATACGCCCTGTGCCGCTCACTGTAGAAGAAGTGGTGGATTACCATGAGAAGGACAGCATTCAGGTGGTCAAAGAATCTAAGCCGTACCAAGATTCCTTGGACCATAAGAACAACAAGCTCTCTCTGGCCGATGTCTTCGTGACGGGCTACTCTTACCGTAACTCGTTTGAGCGCACCTCTTACACGGTAGAGCCTATCACGCGCATCTGGCAGTACAACACGGTAGAAGGCTTGGTGGCCAACTTGCGTTTGGGGTATAGCAAGCGTTTTGAGGACGGCCGAAACTACTCCATCACGCCCACCGTGCGCTACGGCTTTAGTAATGAGCAGTTCAATGCCAAAGTTGCCGCCGGTTACCAGTACAACTTGATCAAACGGCAGTCCATTGGCATGGAGGCGGGTCGCTTTGTGAGTCAGTTCAACGCGCAGGACCCTATTACGCCGTTCATCAATACCGTCTACACCCTGCTGGCTGAGGAGAACTGGCAGAAGCTCTACCAGCGCGACTACCTGCGCCTGTGGCACCAGCGCGAACTGGTCAATGGCCTGTCTGCCACGTTCATGGTGGATTACGCCCAGCGCCGCATGCTGTTCAATACCACAGACTACACCTGGCGCGACCGAGCCCACAAAGAATTTACGTCCAATGAACCTATCAACGCCGAGGTCGCTTCTACCGCTTTTCCGGAGCATGAGGCGCTCACGGCTTCGGTGGTCTTGAGCTACAAGCCGGGCCAGGAATACATTTCGCACCCAGACCGGAAAATCAACCTCGGTTCCAAATGGCCCACCTTCACAGCCCAGTACCGCAAAGGAATAAGTGGACTATTGGGCAGTGATGTGGACTATGATTTGATAACCCTGGGCGTGCGGGATGAACTTAAGTTGGGCTTGCTAGGCACCAGCACGTATTCTGCCAGCATAGGCACGTTTTGGCGCAAGAAGCAGCTATACTTTATAGACTTTAAGCACTTTGAAGGCAACCGCACCCTGCTTTCCGGTGACTTCAGTGGTTTCCAGTTGCTGGACTATTATCGTTACAGCACCCAAAGTACTTATGTAGAAGCGCATTACAGCCACCATTTCAATGGCTTCATCTTGAACAAAGTGCCGCTGTTGCGCAAACTCAAATGGCAGGAGGTAGGCAGTGTCAATTACCTGCATACAGCCGCCGCCGGACATTACTTAGAGTTGGGCGTGGGTCTGGAGCATTTGTTCAAAGTAGTTCGCGTGGACTTCTTCACCGCCTTCCAGGAAAAAGTGAAGGTGAGCTCTGGACTGAGAGTTGGGTTTGGGTTTTAGGAAATCAGTTAGAATGGGTAAAACGTGGGTGCTCGCTTTTCTAATCTTAGCCAGCCTTATATTCTCCATTGTGATTATTGCCCAATGGGCGTTATTGAAAGAATTTCTTGTTGCCATAAGCAATTACTCTCAAAACCAGAAAAAGGGAGTTTCAACACTTGAAAACTCCCTCTATAAATATATTGGTCAATGCTTATTTTACCTTTTAGGCTCAGCGATATTAATTATTGCCATTATGACCTATGCCCGTAAAAGAGAACTTAATAGAATAATATTGATCTTAAGTTCCATTTATTTCTTAATCTTTATTGGTCTTGAATTACCTCTGTATGGATGGGAAACAAGCCACGGGCACTCTTTCTGGAAAGGCTTCCATTTTCACTAAAGACTATCGCTAACAAATCGAAGGTAACGGCCTATTCTAAGTGATTTAATTGAAGTTGGCGAATCTACGTATCGTAAGTATTTAAATACCAATTAAATATGAAGGCTAGTGTCCTCCTCTCCATTGCACTGCTCTTACTTTCTTTTCCTTCCATCGCGCAGGAGACCGATAGTCTTAGACGAGAAATTGAAAAGCTTGACTTGGCGCACGCCAAAGCCATCTTCACCTCTGATGCAAAAGCCTTAGATAGATTAATGGATGATGAGATAACGGTCAATCACCCCACCAATAAAATCATTAATGAGAAGGCTGAACTCCTTAAGCTTATCAAAAGCGGCGTGATTCGGTATACTTCCTTTAAACGGTATCCAGAGAAGTTCTTGTTTTATAAGGACATGGTGGTTGTGATGGGACATGAAGAAGTGGTTCCCGCCAAAGGTGCGCCCAATGCCGGCAAGAAGCTTAACAGAAGGTATACCAATGTTTGGATGAAGAAGGAGAACGTCTGGAAGCTGACGGTACGACACGCCAACAATGTGTGTCTGGATAATTAGTAAATCCTAGAAGCCGCTTGCTGCCAGTTGGCAATTGATTTATAGATAATTTTATGGAAGAGAAATATGTAGTCCCCGCACAGACCCGCATTGGCCATGTGCACTTAAAAGTAGCCGACCTGGACCGTTCCATGGCCTTCTATTGTGACCTGCTGGGGTTTGAAGTCACCACCAGGTACGGGAGCCAGGCCGTGTTCATTTCAGCGGGTGGGTATCATCATCATATTGGCCTCAACACCTGGTACAGCAAAGACGCACCGCCCGCCGAGCAGGAAGGCGTGGGCTTGTTTCATACAGCCATTCTATACCCCACCAGAAAAGATCTGGCGGTTATCTTTGACCGGCTGCGCAGGGCCAAATACCCCTTGACCGGTGCCAGCGACCACGGCGTTTCTGAAGCTCTCTACCTCAATGACCCAGATGGCAACGGCGTAGAACTGTACTGGGACAGACCCAAAGACCAGTGGCCTTCCAAGCCAGACGGCTCCCTGGAGATGTACACCAGACCGCTAGACCTGCCAGGATTGTTGAAGGAGTTGGAAGCCTAATGCGCCAATCAAAATAACCTGAGGAAAGGTGAGTCGTTTTTGGCTTATTTTCCAGAAAAGAAGCCAAAAACGAAGAGGCCCTGGCGTAACAGATACGCCAGGGCCTCTTCGTTTTACAGACATTCCCATTCAAGAGAATGGGGCAAAACCAAAAGGTCTGGAAAAGCGAAACCCGCGGTCCTGGACCGCGGGCTCACCTCTTTCAAACAACCCTCTATCAATAAACTCGATAAAGACAAACTACAAGGACCGTACCGTCACGGAGACGATTTTCTCTTCTGGCGTAGGCGCAGACGTGTTAGGGTACGGTAGTACGGAGTGGAGAATTAAGCGGTAGTTCTTCTGGCCCAGTTGTACTTCCACTGAGTCAGCGGACCGGTCTCCTCTGTTGTTGGGCGCCGGCAGCTTCTCGCCCAGATACAAGACCTGAGATTGGCTGTTGCCGGCGGCATCCTTCACTTCAAGCGTGGCAATGGCGGAGCCCTGTCTAATGCACATGGCATTCATGGGGCATCTACTGTCTTCCACTTTTTGAAGCTGTACAGAGAGTTGGTTTAGCTGAGCTACCTGCTTTACCTTTAGTTCTGCGGTTTGGCTGGAACCAGAGGAGACCTTGGGGGCGGCTCCCTCTTTTTCCGGTCCCGGCGAAACGTCTGCCCGGGTACAACCCATGGCCAACATTCCGGCAAACAACCAAAGACTTTTTCTCATAAACATCTCCTGAAAAAGTGCCCCAATGGGCGCCTTTACTATGAAGAGCCCTCAAACCCAGGATTGGTTGCACGGCCTCAGAAAAATTTTCAAATATTTTTTAGGCCTCAGAAATGGCTGGCTTCTTCCCGATGGGCAGGTTGTACAAAATCACCGACAGAAAAATGACGGCGTACGCGATAACCT
The nucleotide sequence above comes from Nibribacter ruber. Encoded proteins:
- a CDS encoding DMT family transporter — encoded protein: MTKGAQYMLLSTFFFALMNVCVKYLPHLPSMEIILVRSVISLAMSYATLRYMQIEPWGSNKLILVGRGITGVIALMLYFTTLQNIPLAGAVTIQYLSPIFTALLGVFIAKEKVHPWQWLFFLISFAGVLVIEGVDTRISTYYLLVGVGGAFVSGLSYNSIRKLNAREHPMVIVFYFPLVALPVSAVFCLFKWVPPVGMDWVWLFLTGIFTQLAQYYMTKAYQAEELARVASLNYVGIFYALGLGFLLFGEVFDVFSYLGIALVLVGVLLNMEYSRRLRKREAIEAQATV
- a CDS encoding VOC family protein, whose protein sequence is MEEKYVVPAQTRIGHVHLKVADLDRSMAFYCDLLGFEVTTRYGSQAVFISAGGYHHHIGLNTWYSKDAPPAEQEGVGLFHTAILYPTRKDLAVIFDRLRRAKYPLTGASDHGVSEALYLNDPDGNGVELYWDRPKDQWPSKPDGSLEMYTRPLDLPGLLKELEA
- a CDS encoding 1-aminocyclopropane-1-carboxylate deaminase/D-cysteine desulfhydrase; the protein is MATPLQYLSHPLLTQKLVTLAVLREDLLHPTIPGNKWRKLKYNLQEARTQNVETLVTFGGAFSNHISAVASAGQEFGFSTIGYIRGEETLPLNPTLQHATSCGMQLRYLSREDYRLKDDSAFQAQLLTHIPHPYLLPEGGTNLLAVKGCTEIVTELQESWDVLCVASGTGGTLAGIIAGAGGEGHIIGFPALKGGEFLHAEVTQLVQAYAGQAYDNWQLQTEYHFGGYAKHTPELLTFIQDFYEQHQILLDPVYTGKLLFGVFDLIEKDYFTEGTRIIAIHTGGLQGWTGFKQRYGVGWPTEEMLSV
- a CDS encoding DUF5686 and carboxypeptidase regulatory-like domain-containing protein; translated protein: MPIASLTRVFWLLLFSLVSVSVAQAGILKGKVTDEKGEGMGFATVYIKGTTIGSTTNEQGNYQLTVDPGTYTVVFQYVGYKSQSRTIEIKDTTEPVVLNVQLEQDVYAVGEVRISGDGKDPAYSIMRQAIAKRDYHLKEVEAYSAQVYIKGLQRLINVPKRVLGIMKVPAGLKPGIIYLSESVSELHFKQPNKMRERMISSKVSGNSKAFSFNNASDFSINFYKSLIKANGINERGFISPVAGNALLFYNYELMGSAQNNGNLVHRIKVTPKRRHDPVFTGYIYIVDDSYRIHSLNLYVTKAQQIEFVDTLRITQQFTPVPGNVWVLQSQKFTFDVEGYGFKGNGYFTAVYSKYRVQPASFVKPPAPAPTVTAPVAEPEKPIAVVVPPTPEKKPKRLPKAKKDQMPANGVPDDAFFKKKEVLAIEENSNKRDSAYWDEIRPVPLTVEEVVDYHEKDSIQVVKESKPYQDSLDHKNNKLSLADVFVTGYSYRNSFERTSYTVEPITRIWQYNTVEGLVANLRLGYSKRFEDGRNYSITPTVRYGFSNEQFNAKVAAGYQYNLIKRQSIGMEAGRFVSQFNAQDPITPFINTVYTLLAEENWQKLYQRDYLRLWHQRELVNGLSATFMVDYAQRRMLFNTTDYTWRDRAHKEFTSNEPINAEVASTAFPEHEALTASVVLSYKPGQEYISHPDRKINLGSKWPTFTAQYRKGISGLLGSDVDYDLITLGVRDELKLGLLGTSTYSASIGTFWRKKQLYFIDFKHFEGNRTLLSGDFSGFQLLDYYRYSTQSTYVEAHYSHHFNGFILNKVPLLRKLKWQEVGSVNYLHTAAAGHYLELGVGLEHLFKVVRVDFFTAFQEKVKVSSGLRVGFGF
- a CDS encoding YfhO family protein, with protein sequence MASSLPAKFNFNRHLLPHLLVLLFFLLLTVAYFSPIFFDGKSLMQHDVVQFQGGAKEITDYRAATGEEALWTNSMFSGMPAYLISVKFSGDLFQYVHDLFTFGLPLVASNVFITLLCAYILFAVLGLRPMLAAVGAIAYTFVSYNFAILEAGHNTKSLAIAYLPLVLAGLIHAYRKNLWIGAALFAFGLTMHIRVNHLQITYYLLLIVLIFGIVELVHWYKEGRIAEFFKRTAILAIGALLAAGVSFGRIYTTAEYGQYSIRGASELKQNADEASSGLDREYAFQWSYGIGESMTLLIPNFYGGASQGPLEKNSETYAALSQAGMPAAQLADASMPFYWGDQSFVGGPVYMGAIICFLFVLGLMVTPRRLWVWLLSATILSLFLAWGKNFAEFNYFIFDALPGYNKFRAVSMALVIAQVTMVLLAILALCRVIQNEALDQKELQKKILIALGVVGGICAFFFIFSGIFDYVAPVDEQLLQYQYPVQAIRADRQAMLRGDALRSLVFILLAGGALYMFTKRKLSAFVTTLIVGFLILVDLWGVDKRYLNDKDFQKDYSKSYFTPTTADEIILRDKSLSYRVYNVPNPFNDARTSYFHKSIGGYHGAKLRRYQDVIEKHIAQGNMNVLNMLNTRYAITGKDEQPVQQIPGSLGNAWFVQTVRAVNSPDEELETLKTFDPGNEAIVDVSKFPNVKPHVYGASASRITLTEYKPNYLKYDAEATQDGVAVFSEVYYKDGWQAYLDGKPVDHFRVNYILRAMPIPNGKHVVEFKFEPTEYTLGNTVSLISSLLLLAGLFGAVYVTFKRRKPETV
- a CDS encoding nuclear transport factor 2 family protein, which gives rise to MKASVLLSIALLLLSFPSIAQETDSLRREIEKLDLAHAKAIFTSDAKALDRLMDDEITVNHPTNKIINEKAELLKLIKSGVIRYTSFKRYPEKFLFYKDMVVVMGHEEVVPAKGAPNAGKKLNRRYTNVWMKKENVWKLTVRHANNVCLDN
- a CDS encoding DUF4230 domain-containing protein codes for the protein MNKKPEVEVTHNTILTKIEEMGKLELVRYNFKDVVEYSKEVSRFLPNSKVALIVSGEAVGCIDLQKLQASDLQFLGDSVLHISLPAPEICYYRVNHTESKVFGKENTYFQDAELVDEGYKFAEKNVKQAALNSGILKQTSINAEKILKPMLENMTGRKVYLMPKTTMQAPPVPKKR
- a CDS encoding regulatory protein RecX; this translates as MFTPKKKKVYTKKEALPKIAAYCAYQERTQNEVRAKLLDYGLDLEEADDLIIHLTQEKFLDEERYAQAYVRGKYGLKRWGRRKIMQGLKAKRISDYCIKKGLQEIDPDTYWENLLYWLERKHKTEGERNPMARKQKINFFLQSKGYELDLINDAWKELGLD